A genomic window from Sebastes fasciatus isolate fSebFas1 chromosome 7, fSebFas1.pri, whole genome shotgun sequence includes:
- the LOC141770956 gene encoding extracellular calcium-sensing receptor-like, translating to MHRAGDVVLGGLFNIHFFSVFPDLSFTSEPKQPTCHSFNILGFRQAQTMAFAIDEINRNSNLLPNVTLGYSLNDNCQHLGIGFRAALSLASGQKEQFTVDKTCVGTHPVLGIVGDTFSRGSIAISAVLSLYRLPMVSYFATCSCLSDRKKFPSFFRTIPSDAFQVRAMIQILRRFGWTWAGLLVSDDDYGLHAARSFQSDLAQSGGGCLAYLEVLSLDKDAAELRRIVDLMRKSTARVVIVFALQSHMINLMEEVVRQNVTGLQWMASEAWTAATVLQTPHLMPYLSGTLGIAIRRGEIPGLRDFLLNIRPDIQHNNSYGNNMVNQFWEHTFQCRFAPPPAGWVEAGGELCTGQEDLESVETEFLDISNLRPEYNVYKAVYALAYALDDMLRCVPGRGPFSGHSCARLKRLELWQLVYYLEKVNFTTPFGDQVSFDENGDALPIYDIMNWLWLPDGGTKVENVGEVKESAKGEKLTLDENKIFWNFDSKQPPRSVCSESCPPGTRMARKKGQPECCFDCIPCSEGKVSNKTDSMDCTSCPEDFWSSSQRDHCVPKKTEFLSYQEPLGICLTATTLVGTFICAVVLGIFIYHRSTPIVRTNNSELSFHLLISLKLCFLCSMLFIGRPRMWTCQLRHAAFGISFVLCVSCILVKTMVVLAVFKASKPGGGASLKWFGAVQQRGTVMVLTSIQAAICTAWLVSASPAPHKNTQYHNDKIVYECVVGSTVGFAVLLGYIGLLAILSFLLAFMARNLPDNFNEAKFITFSMLIFCAVWVAFVPAYISSPGKYADAVEVFAILASSFGLLVALFGPKCYIILLRPERNTKKAIMGRGIES from the exons ATGCACAGGGCTGGAGATGTGGTTCTGGGAGGGCTGTTTAACATCcacttcttttctgtttttcctgaCCTGTCTTTTACTTCAGAGCCAAAACAGCCAACCTGCCATAG TTTTAATATTCTAGGATTCAGACAGGCCCAGACCATGGCCTTTGCTATTGATGAGATCAACAGAAACTCCAACCTGCTACCTAATGTGACTCTGGGATACAGTCTTAATGACAACTGCCAACACCTAGGAATTGGATTCCGTGCAGCATTGTCATTAGCCAGTGGTCAAAAGGAGCAGTTTACAGTGGACAAGACCTGTGTAGGAACCCATCCAGTCCTTGGAATTGTGGGTGATACTTTCTCTAGAGGTTCTATTGCCATCTCCGCTGTCTTAAGTTTGTACAGATTACCTATG GTGAGTTATTTTGCCACATGTTCGTGCCTGAGTGACCGGAAAAAGTTTCCATCCTTCTTTAGGACGATCCCAAGTGATGCTTTCCAG GTACGTGCTATGATTCAGATTCTCAGGCGCTTTGGCTGGACTTGGGCAGGTCTGCTGGTCAGTGATGATGATTATGGACTCCACGCTGCCCGATCCTTCCAATCTGATCTAGCTCAGTCTGGTGGAGGGTGTCTGGCCTATTTAGAAGTTTTGTCCTTGGACAAAGATGCAGCGGAACTAAGGAGAATTGTGGATTTGATGAGGAAATCTACAGCTCGTGTGGTCATTGTCTTTGCACTTCAGAGTCACATGATTAACCTCATGGAAGAG GTGGTGAGGCAGAATGTGACAGGCCTGCAGTGGATGGCCAGTGAAGCCTGGACTGCAGCTACTGTGCTCCAAACCCCCCACCTCATGCCGTACCTGAGTGGCACACTGGGCATTGCCATCCGTCGAGGAGAAATACCAGGACTCAGGGACTTCCTGTTAAATATACGTCCTGATatacaacacaacaacagctaTGGAAATAACATG gTAAATCAGTTTTGGGAACACACATTTCAGTGCAGATTTGCACCGCCTCCAGCAGGTTGGGTGGAGGCTGGGGGAGAACTATGCACTGGACAGGAAGATCTAGAGAGTGTGGAGACTGAGTTCTTGGACATTTCAAACCTCAGGCCAGAGTATAATGTGTACAAGGCTGTGTATGCTCTGGCGTATGCTCTTGATGACATGCTGCGCTGTGTGCCAGGGAGAGGGCCTTTCAGCGGACACAGCTGTGCCAgattgaaaagactggagctatGGCAG CTTGTGTATTACTTGGAAAAGGTCAACTTCACCACACCATTTGGTGATCAAGTGTCATTTGATGAGAATGGTGATGCCTTACCAATATATGATATCATGAACTGGCTGTGGCTCCCTGATGGAGGAACTAAAGTTGAGAATGTGGGCGAGGTCAAAGAGTCAGCCAAAGGTGAAAAACTCACACTTGATGAAAACAAAATCTTCTGGAACTTTGACTCCAAACAG CCACCCCGGTCAGTGTGCAGTGAGAGCTGTCCTCCAGGTACCCGCATGGCCAGAAAGAAGGGGCAACCTGAGTGCTGTTTTGACTGTATCCCTTGCTCTGAGGGAAAGGTCAGCAATAAGACTG ACTCCATGGATTGCACTAGTTGTCCGGAGGACTTCTGGTCCAGCTCCCAGCGTGACCACTGTGTTCCTAAGAAAACAGAGTTCCTCTCCTATCAAGAGCCTCTAGGTATCTGCCTGACAGCCACCACATTGGTGGGAACCTTTATCTGTGCTGTTGTCCTGGGCATCTTCATCTATCATCGCAGCACCCCCATAGTACGCACTAACAATTCAGAACTGAGTTTCCATCTATtgatatcacttaaattatgttTCCTCTGCTCAATGTTGTTTATCGGCCGTCCCAGGATGTGGACATGCCAGCTGAGACATGCAGCATTTGGGATCAGTTTTGTACTTTGTGTCTCATGCATCCTGGTGAAAACCATGGTGGTTCTGGCTGTGTTCAAGGCCTCCAAACCAGGAGGAGGAGCCAGTCTCAAGTGGTTTGGTGctgtgcagcagagagggaCAGTTATGGTTCTTACTTCTATTCAGGCAGCAATCTGCACTGCTTGGCTTGTCTCTGCTTCACCAGCTCCTCATAAAAATACTCAATACCACAATGACAAGATAGTTTATGAGTGTGTAGTCGGATCCACAGTTGGTTTTGCAGTGTTACTGGGTTACATTGGCTTACTGGCTATCCTCAGCTTCCTACTAGCATTCATGGCGAGGAATCTTCCAGACAACTTCAATGAAGCCAAGTTCATCACTTTCAGCATGCTGATCTTCTGTGCTGTGTGGGTAGCATTTGTCCCCGCTTATATTAGTTCACCAGGCAAATATGCAGATGCAGTGGAGGTATTTGCCATCCTGGCCTCCAGTTTTGGTCTCTTGGTGGCACTGTTTGGACCCAAATGTTACATAATCCTGCTGAGACCAGAGAGGAATACAAAGAAAGCAATCATGGGTCGGGGCATTGAGTCATAA